A section of the Candidatus Atribacteria bacterium genome encodes:
- a CDS encoding DUF882 domain-containing protein: MLNEINNIIIAPYFHLFEFACPCCRRVMLHPKLLTKLGELRGRVARPVTITSGYRCFIHNQEVGGVDNSYHCIGLAADIKVRDINLIELLEICEKIDFAGIGFYEKRQFIHLDVRPTKRTRWRE; this comes from the coding sequence ATGCTAAATGAGATCAATAACATTATTATCGCCCCCTACTTTCACCTATTCGAATTTGCCTGTCCCTGCTGCAGACGGGTGATGCTCCATCCCAAGCTGCTTACTAAATTAGGGGAATTAAGAGGGAGGGTGGCAAGGCCGGTTACTATTACCTCGGGCTATCGCTGTTTTATTCATAACCAAGAGGTAGGAGGGGTAGATAACAGCTACCACTGTATCGGACTGGCAGCAGATATCAAGGTAAGAGATATCAACCTAATCGAACTTTTAGAGATCTGCGAGAAGATAGACTTTGCCGGCATCGGATTCTACGAGAAGAGGCAGTTCATCCATCTGGATGTCCGCCCAACCAAGCGCACCCGCTGGCGGGAATAA